A genomic stretch from Mycobacterium paraterrae includes:
- a CDS encoding ATP-dependent helicase — MSHLPGKPSDALARFSVVTRDWFTGTFAAPTPAQADAWSAIADGHNTLVIAPTGSGKTLAAFLWAIDALASAPRTEREPGTRVLYISPLKALAVDVERNLRTPLAGMARVAAQKGQPPPEITVGLRSGDTPPAQRRQLISHPPDVLITTPESLFLMLTSAARETLAGVQTVIVDEVHAIAGTKRGAHLALSLERLDDMLPKPAQRIGLSATVRPAEEVARFLSGAAPTTIVSPPAAKTFELAVQVPIPDMANLENGSIWPDVEAQLVDLVEAHNSTIVFANSRRLAERLTARLNEIHAERTGATLSDDPNPKVAGGAPAHLLGSGQTYGAPTLLARAHHGSVSKEQRAIVEEDLKSGRLKAVVATSSLELGIDMGAVDLVIQVESPPSVASGLQRIGRAGHQVGEISQGVLFPKHRTDLIGCAVTVQRMLTGQIETMKVPTNPLDILAQHTVAASALEPLDVDRWFDSVRRSAPFATLPHSAFEATLDLLSGKYPSTEFAELRPRLVYDRDNGTVTARPGAQRLAVTSGGAIPDRGLFTVYLATDSESPSRVGELDEEMVYESRPGDVIALGATSWRITEITHDRVLVIPAPGEPARLPFWRGDDSGRPAELGRAVGAFTGELAALERGPFESRCAELGFNDYATENLWRLLDDQRSATNVVPTDATLLVERFRDELGDWRVILHSPYGLRVHGPLALAVGRRLRDRYGIDEKPTASDDGIVVRLPDTISDTGTDSPPGAELFVFDADEIDPIVTAEVGGSALFASRFRECAARALLLPRRHPGKRSPLWHQRQRAAQLLDVARKYPDFPIVLETVRECLQDVYDVPTLAGLMGDIAARKIRVVETETATPSPFAASLLFGYVGAFMYEGDSPLAERRAAALSLDPTLLAELLGRVELRELLDPEVVAGTGRQLQHLSPDRAARDAEGVADLLRLLGPLTTDEVAARAGGADVGGWLEALYAAKRALPVSFAGGSWWVAIEDIGRLRDGVGVAVPVGVPASFTAAVADPLGELISRYARTHAPFTTTDVATRFGLGLRVAADVLGRLAADGKLVRGEFSTDALGDQWCDAEVLRILRRRSLAALRAQVEPVSTSAYARFLPAWHGVGTGSPPNYGLDGLLAVIDQIAGVQLPASAIESLVLAPRVRDYSPALLDELLASGEVLWSGAGSISGSDGWIAFHSADAAPLTLAVGSEMEFTAVHRAILDMLAGGGAFFFRQLTQQGVSEAELKTALWELIWAGWVTGDTFAPVRAMLSGAPGRKRSPPAHRPGRGKRTPRLSRYSVANPQARAADPTVAGRWSALPTPEPDSTTRAHHQAELLLNRHGVLTKGAVAAEGVPGGFAMLYKVLTAFEDAGRCQRGYFVESLGGAQFAVASTVDRLRSYLDGVDPERPEYRAVVLAAADPANPYGAALPWPSRSADDGAARPGRKAGALVVLVDGELVWFLERGGKSMLSFAADDDANHAAAAALADLVAARQVNSILIERINSASVLAPEVPPSVVTALTDAGFARTPRGLRLR, encoded by the coding sequence GTGAGCCACCTACCCGGTAAACCGTCGGATGCACTGGCGCGGTTCAGCGTCGTCACTCGTGACTGGTTCACGGGTACCTTCGCCGCGCCCACCCCGGCGCAAGCCGACGCCTGGTCGGCGATCGCCGACGGTCACAACACCCTCGTCATCGCCCCGACCGGCTCGGGCAAGACGCTCGCCGCGTTCCTGTGGGCGATCGACGCACTGGCGAGCGCCCCCCGCACCGAACGCGAGCCCGGCACGCGCGTCCTCTACATCTCACCGCTGAAGGCACTGGCCGTCGACGTCGAACGCAACCTGCGCACGCCGCTGGCCGGCATGGCGCGCGTCGCTGCGCAGAAGGGTCAACCCCCGCCGGAGATCACCGTGGGCCTGCGATCCGGCGACACGCCACCGGCCCAGCGCCGGCAGTTGATCAGTCATCCACCGGACGTGCTGATCACCACACCCGAGTCGCTGTTTCTGATGCTGACCTCGGCGGCCCGGGAGACGTTGGCCGGCGTCCAAACCGTGATCGTCGACGAGGTGCATGCCATCGCGGGCACCAAACGCGGCGCGCACCTGGCGTTGTCGCTCGAGCGGCTCGACGACATGTTGCCCAAGCCGGCCCAGCGAATCGGCCTGTCCGCGACCGTCCGTCCAGCCGAGGAAGTGGCCCGCTTCCTGTCGGGGGCCGCTCCCACCACCATCGTCTCTCCGCCCGCGGCAAAGACCTTCGAGCTGGCGGTGCAGGTCCCGATCCCCGACATGGCTAACCTCGAAAACGGCAGCATCTGGCCGGATGTCGAGGCGCAATTGGTCGACCTGGTCGAAGCACACAACTCAACGATCGTCTTCGCGAACTCGCGGCGGCTGGCCGAGCGGCTGACCGCCCGGCTCAACGAGATTCACGCCGAACGCACGGGCGCGACGCTGTCCGACGATCCCAACCCCAAAGTCGCCGGCGGCGCCCCGGCGCATCTGTTGGGCAGCGGCCAAACCTATGGCGCCCCGACGTTGCTGGCCCGCGCCCACCACGGTTCGGTCAGCAAGGAGCAGCGGGCGATCGTCGAGGAGGACCTCAAGTCCGGTCGGCTCAAGGCGGTGGTAGCGACCTCCAGCCTGGAGCTCGGCATCGATATGGGGGCGGTCGACCTGGTCATTCAGGTGGAGTCGCCGCCGTCGGTGGCGTCCGGTCTGCAGCGTATTGGCCGCGCCGGACACCAGGTCGGCGAGATTTCACAGGGCGTGCTGTTCCCCAAGCACCGCACCGATCTGATCGGCTGCGCGGTGACCGTGCAACGGATGCTTACCGGGCAGATCGAGACCATGAAGGTGCCGACGAATCCGCTCGACATCCTGGCGCAGCACACCGTGGCCGCGTCGGCGCTCGAACCGCTCGACGTCGACCGCTGGTTCGATTCGGTGCGGCGGAGCGCGCCGTTTGCGACATTGCCGCACAGTGCCTTCGAAGCGACATTGGACCTGCTGTCGGGTAAGTATCCGTCGACCGAGTTCGCCGAGTTGCGGCCCCGCCTGGTCTACGACCGCGACAACGGCACCGTCACCGCCCGGCCGGGGGCGCAACGCCTCGCCGTCACCTCGGGCGGCGCGATCCCCGACCGTGGACTGTTCACCGTCTATCTCGCCACCGACTCCGAGTCGCCCTCTCGCGTCGGTGAACTCGACGAGGAGATGGTGTACGAATCGCGCCCGGGCGACGTCATCGCGCTGGGCGCCACCAGTTGGCGGATCACCGAGATCACCCACGACCGGGTGCTGGTGATTCCCGCGCCCGGCGAGCCGGCCCGGTTGCCGTTCTGGCGGGGCGACGATTCGGGGCGACCCGCCGAACTCGGCCGCGCGGTCGGCGCATTCACCGGAGAATTGGCCGCGCTGGAACGAGGTCCGTTCGAAAGCCGTTGCGCCGAGCTCGGATTCAACGACTATGCCACCGAGAACTTGTGGCGGCTGCTGGATGATCAGCGCTCGGCGACCAACGTGGTGCCCACCGATGCGACGCTGCTGGTGGAGCGGTTTCGCGACGAGCTGGGCGACTGGCGGGTGATCTTGCACTCGCCTTACGGTCTACGGGTACACGGTCCGCTCGCGCTGGCCGTGGGCCGACGACTGCGCGACCGCTACGGCATCGACGAGAAGCCGACCGCGTCCGACGACGGCATCGTGGTGCGGCTGCCCGACACCATCTCAGACACCGGCACCGACTCACCGCCGGGTGCCGAGCTGTTCGTGTTCGATGCCGACGAGATCGATCCGATCGTCACCGCGGAAGTAGGCGGATCAGCGCTGTTCGCGTCCCGGTTCCGGGAATGCGCCGCGCGTGCCTTGCTGCTGCCGCGCCGCCATCCCGGCAAGCGATCGCCGCTGTGGCATCAACGCCAGCGGGCGGCCCAGCTGCTCGACGTGGCTCGCAAGTACCCGGATTTTCCGATCGTGCTGGAGACGGTCCGCGAATGCCTGCAGGACGTCTACGACGTGCCGACGCTGGCCGGGTTGATGGGTGATATCGCCGCGCGCAAGATCCGCGTCGTCGAGACCGAGACCGCCACCCCGTCGCCGTTCGCCGCATCGCTGCTGTTCGGCTATGTCGGCGCGTTCATGTACGAGGGCGACAGCCCGCTCGCCGAGCGGCGCGCCGCCGCGCTGTCGCTCGATCCGACCTTGCTGGCCGAGCTGCTGGGCCGCGTCGAGCTGCGCGAGCTGCTCGACCCAGAGGTGGTCGCCGGCACCGGCCGGCAGCTGCAGCACCTGTCACCTGATCGCGCCGCCCGCGACGCCGAAGGGGTCGCCGACCTGCTGCGGCTGCTCGGCCCGTTGACCACCGACGAGGTAGCGGCCCGCGCCGGCGGCGCCGATGTCGGCGGCTGGCTGGAAGCGCTGTACGCCGCCAAGCGTGCGCTACCGGTGTCGTTCGCCGGTGGAAGTTGGTGGGTGGCGATCGAGGACATCGGCCGGCTGCGCGACGGCGTCGGGGTGGCGGTGCCGGTGGGCGTGCCGGCCAGCTTCACCGCGGCCGTCGCAGATCCCCTCGGCGAGCTGATCAGCCGCTACGCGCGTACCCACGCGCCGTTCACCACCACCGACGTCGCGACGCGATTCGGGTTGGGGCTGCGGGTCGCCGCCGACGTGCTGGGCCGACTGGCCGCCGACGGGAAGCTGGTTCGTGGTGAGTTCTCCACCGATGCGCTCGGCGATCAGTGGTGCGACGCCGAGGTACTGCGAATCCTGCGCCGCAGATCGCTGGCTGCGCTGCGGGCACAGGTGGAGCCGGTCAGTACCAGCGCCTATGCGCGGTTCCTGCCGGCCTGGCACGGTGTCGGTACCGGCTCGCCGCCCAACTATGGACTCGACGGCCTGCTCGCGGTCATCGATCAGATCGCCGGCGTCCAACTGCCCGCGTCCGCGATCGAATCGCTGGTGTTGGCGCCGCGAGTCCGCGACTACTCGCCCGCGCTGCTCGACGAGCTGTTGGCCTCCGGAGAGGTGCTGTGGTCGGGGGCGGGATCGATCTCGGGCAGCGACGGCTGGATCGCATTCCACTCCGCCGACGCCGCCCCGTTGACGCTGGCCGTTGGGTCGGAGATGGAGTTCACCGCGGTCCATCGGGCGATCCTGGACATGCTGGCCGGCGGCGGGGCGTTCTTCTTCCGACAGCTGACACAGCAGGGTGTCAGCGAGGCCGAGCTCAAGACCGCGCTGTGGGAGTTGATCTGGGCCGGCTGGGTTACCGGCGACACGTTCGCGCCGGTGCGGGCGATGCTGTCGGGTGCGCCGGGTCGCAAGCGCTCGCCGCCGGCCCACCGGCCGGGTCGCGGCAAGCGCACCCCGCGGCTGAGTCGCTACAGCGTCGCCAACCCGCAGGCGCGGGCCGCCGATCCCACCGTCGCCGGCCGCTGGTCGGCACTGCCTACGCCCGAGCCCGACTCCACCACCCGCGCCCACCATCAGGCGGAGCTGCTGTTGAACCGGCATGGCGTCCTGACCAAAGGCGCGGTCGCCGCTGAAGGCGTGCCTGGGGGCTTCGCCATGCTCTACAAGGTGCTGACGGCGTTCGAAGACGCGGGCCGTTGCCAGCGCGGCTACTTTGTCGAGTCCCTCGGCGGGGCCCAATTCGCGGTGGCATCCACCGTCGACCGGCTGCGCAGTTACCTCGACGGCGTCGACCCGGAGCGGCCCGAATACCGCGCCGTGGTGCTCGCCGCCGCCGACCCCGCCAATCCCTACGGCGCCGCACTGCCCTGGCCCTCGCGGTCGGCCGACGACGGGGCCGCGCGGCCGGGCCGCAAAGCGGGTGCGCTCGTCGTGCTGGTCGATGGCGAGCTGGTCTGGTTCCTCGAGCGCGGCGGCAAATCGATGCTGAGCTTCGCCGCCGACGACGACGCCAACCACGCCGCGGCGGCCGCGCTCGCCGATCTCGTCGCGGCCAGGCAGGTCAACTCGATCTTGATCGAGCGGATCAACAGCGCATCAGTGCTGGCACCGGAAGTACCGCCGAGTGTGGTCACGGCCCTGACCGACGCCGGCTTCGCCCGCACCCCGCGCGGACTTCGGCTGCGGTAA
- a CDS encoding TetR/AcrR family transcriptional regulator yields the protein MRTPRRRLSPDDRRAELLALGAEVFGQRPYDEVRIDEIAERAGVSRALMYHYFPDKRAFFAAVVKGQADQLFETTNTPPAPGQNLFEEVRGGVLAYMQYHQEHPHAAWAAYVGLGRSDPVLLGIDDEAKDRQMEHIMSRIVEVDGSGGQLEPEVERDLRIVIHGWLALTFEVCRQRIIHPETDAGQLSDACAHSLLDAITRVKNIPEQLAKAVAPDQR from the coding sequence ATGCGAACGCCGAGGCGCCGGTTGTCACCGGATGATCGCCGAGCCGAGCTGCTCGCGTTGGGCGCAGAAGTCTTCGGTCAACGGCCCTATGACGAGGTGCGCATCGACGAGATCGCGGAGCGCGCCGGCGTCTCGCGAGCTTTGATGTACCACTACTTCCCGGACAAGCGCGCATTCTTCGCGGCCGTGGTCAAGGGGCAGGCTGACCAGCTCTTCGAAACCACCAACACGCCCCCGGCCCCCGGTCAAAATCTGTTCGAAGAGGTGCGCGGCGGCGTTCTCGCCTACATGCAGTACCACCAGGAGCACCCGCACGCGGCGTGGGCGGCCTACGTCGGGCTGGGCCGTTCCGATCCGGTGCTGCTCGGTATCGACGACGAGGCCAAAGACCGCCAGATGGAACACATCATGAGCCGCATCGTCGAGGTGGACGGTTCGGGCGGTCAGCTCGAACCGGAGGTCGAGCGCGACCTGCGGATCGTCATTCACGGCTGGCTGGCGCTGACGTTCGAGGTGTGCCGGCAACGCATCATTCATCCGGAAACCGACGCGGGCCAGCTGAGCGACGCTTGCGCGCATTCGCTGCTCGACGCGATCACCCGGGTCAAGAACATTCCCGAGCAGTTGGCCAAGGCAGTCGCGCCCGACCAGCGCTGA
- the nei2 gene encoding endonuclease VIII Nei2: protein MPEGDTVFRTADKLRTALLGQTLTRCDVRVPRYATVDLTGEVVDEVCSRGKHLFIRVGPASIHSHLKMDGAWRITSTSRRVDYRARIILDTNDVRAIGIDLGVLEILERGQDEDAISHLGPDLLGDDWDADVAAANLIADPDRPIAQALLDQRVMAGVGNVFCNELCFLSGHLPTAPVSAIADPRRLAVRARDMLWVNRLRANRCTTGDTRPGRQVWVYGRRGESCRRCGTPIRWDDSGERVAYWCPSCQR, encoded by the coding sequence ATGCCAGAGGGCGACACCGTGTTCCGTACCGCAGACAAACTGCGGACGGCCCTGCTCGGGCAGACGCTGACGCGCTGCGATGTGCGCGTCCCGCGCTACGCCACCGTCGACCTGACCGGCGAGGTCGTCGACGAGGTGTGCAGCCGCGGCAAGCATCTGTTCATCCGTGTCGGACCGGCGAGCATCCATTCGCATCTGAAAATGGACGGCGCCTGGCGGATCACGTCGACGAGCCGGCGGGTGGATTACCGAGCGCGAATTATTTTAGACACCAACGATGTTCGTGCGATCGGTATCGACCTGGGCGTGCTGGAGATCCTGGAACGCGGCCAAGACGAGGACGCAATCAGCCACTTGGGGCCGGATCTGCTCGGTGACGACTGGGACGCGGATGTGGCCGCCGCCAATCTGATCGCGGACCCCGATCGACCGATCGCCCAGGCATTGCTCGACCAGCGGGTGATGGCCGGCGTCGGCAACGTCTTCTGCAACGAGTTGTGCTTCCTCAGCGGACATCTGCCCACCGCTCCGGTGAGCGCGATCGCCGATCCGCGCCGTCTGGCAGTCCGCGCACGCGACATGTTGTGGGTCAATCGGTTACGCGCAAACCGATGCACCACCGGCGATACCAGGCCTGGACGGCAGGTCTGGGTGTATGGCCGTCGCGGTGAAAGTTGCCGTCGCTGTGGCACGCCGATCCGCTGGGACGACAGCGGAGAACGGGTGGCGTATTGGTGCCCCTCCTGCCAACGTTGA
- the pstS gene encoding phosphate ABC transporter substrate-binding protein PstS: protein MKLNRFSAALSILVTGVVVLSACGSHNNAAGGSSTTSAPPVKVTCGGKAEVKASGSTAQKNAMAEFGKAFAQACPGQSLDYTADDSSAGINEFLESKNDFAGSDSTLTRVEYDKAQQRCGSPTWNLPMVISPIAIAFNVNGVKTLNLDGLTAAQIFNGQINMWNDGAIQLQNLGVQLPNEPIHVIFRSDESGTTDNFQRYLDTASRGTWGFPAGRKFNGGVGEGVVGNDGAADKVKNTEGSVTYLAWSFAQSEHLNTASIITSAGPDAVAISPESVGKTISTAWFIKKGDDLALDTISFYRPNQPGAYPIVLATYEIVCSKYQDPNVGQAVRAFLQSSIGSGQQGLLSAGYIPIPDEFKPRLLNSINAIS, encoded by the coding sequence TTGAAGCTCAACCGATTTAGCGCCGCACTGAGCATTCTGGTGACGGGGGTGGTGGTCCTGTCAGCATGCGGCAGTCACAACAACGCCGCCGGCGGAAGTTCGACGACGAGCGCGCCGCCGGTGAAGGTGACCTGCGGCGGTAAGGCGGAAGTGAAGGCAAGCGGCTCGACCGCTCAGAAGAACGCGATGGCCGAATTCGGCAAAGCTTTCGCGCAGGCCTGCCCGGGGCAGTCGCTGGATTACACCGCCGACGACTCCAGCGCCGGAATCAACGAGTTCCTGGAAAGCAAGAACGATTTCGCCGGTTCCGATTCCACACTGACGCGAGTCGAATATGACAAGGCCCAGCAGCGGTGTGGTTCGCCGACCTGGAACCTGCCGATGGTGATCAGCCCGATCGCGATCGCGTTCAACGTCAACGGTGTCAAGACGCTGAATCTCGATGGTTTGACCGCGGCGCAAATCTTCAACGGCCAGATCAACATGTGGAACGACGGCGCGATTCAGCTGCAGAATCTCGGCGTCCAACTCCCGAACGAGCCGATTCACGTCATATTTCGCAGCGACGAATCTGGGACCACGGACAACTTCCAGCGATATCTGGACACCGCCTCGAGGGGCACCTGGGGCTTTCCCGCGGGACGGAAGTTCAACGGCGGGGTCGGCGAGGGCGTCGTCGGCAACGACGGCGCCGCCGACAAGGTGAAAAACACCGAGGGCTCGGTCACCTATCTCGCCTGGTCGTTCGCGCAATCCGAGCATTTGAACACCGCCAGCATCATCACCTCGGCCGGCCCCGACGCGGTCGCGATCAGCCCCGAGTCGGTCGGCAAGACCATCTCTACGGCGTGGTTCATCAAGAAGGGCGACGACCTCGCCCTCGACACCATCTCGTTCTATCGGCCGAACCAGCCGGGCGCCTATCCGATCGTGCTGGCGACGTATGAGATCGTCTGCTCGAAATATCAAGACCCCAACGTGGGTCAGGCCGTGCGGGCTTTCCTGCAGAGTTCGATCGGGTCGGGTCAGCAAGGTTTGCTCAGCGCCGGGTACATTCCGATCCCGGATGAGTTCAAGCCGCGGCTGCTGAACTCGATCAACGCGATTTCATGA
- a CDS encoding pseudouridine synthase, whose product MRRAPLPPRDGLGPARLRVHGGPLGEELASRFGPEVAAKAVAGEVVDQSGAVLDPATVLPAGAVVYLYRELRDEVEVPFDIPVLYQDDDILVADKPHFLATMPRGRHVAQTALVRLRRQLGLDELSPAHRLDRLTAGVLLFTKRRELRGAYQTMFARGAVDKTYLARAAVDPCVALPREVRSRIIKRRGDFQAIEEAGEPNAVTFVELLSADGLYRLTPRTGRTHQLRVHMAALGLPIYGDPLYPRVISVADDDFSTPLQLLAQRLEFDDPFSGARREFVSARRLSAALDPWADQGKFGADQDVAGSG is encoded by the coding sequence ATGAGGCGAGCGCCGCTGCCGCCCCGCGACGGGCTGGGACCGGCGCGGTTGCGGGTGCACGGCGGGCCGCTGGGCGAGGAGCTGGCCAGTAGGTTCGGTCCTGAGGTGGCCGCGAAAGCGGTCGCCGGGGAGGTCGTCGATCAGAGCGGTGCAGTGCTCGATCCCGCCACCGTGTTGCCGGCTGGCGCCGTGGTCTACCTCTACCGCGAACTGCGCGACGAGGTCGAGGTGCCCTTCGACATCCCGGTGCTCTACCAGGACGACGACATTCTGGTCGCCGACAAGCCGCACTTCCTGGCCACCATGCCGCGTGGGCGGCACGTGGCGCAGACGGCGCTGGTACGCCTGCGCCGACAGCTCGGGCTCGACGAACTCAGCCCGGCGCATCGGCTGGATCGGTTGACGGCGGGGGTGCTGCTGTTCACCAAGCGTCGCGAGCTCCGCGGGGCGTATCAGACGATGTTTGCCCGTGGCGCGGTGGACAAGACGTATCTGGCTAGGGCGGCCGTAGACCCGTGCGTCGCATTGCCGCGCGAAGTGCGCAGTCGAATCATCAAGCGTCGCGGCGACTTCCAAGCGATCGAGGAAGCCGGCGAGCCCAATGCGGTGACGTTCGTCGAGCTGTTGTCGGCCGACGGGTTGTATCGGCTGACACCGCGGACCGGTCGTACGCATCAGCTTCGGGTGCACATGGCGGCGCTAGGTCTCCCCATCTACGGGGACCCGCTGTATCCGCGAGTAATCAGCGTCGCCGACGACGATTTCTCGACGCCGTTGCAATTGCTGGCGCAGCGATTGGAGTTCGACGACCCGTTCAGCGGCGCGCGCCGCGAGTTCGTCAGCGCGCGGCGGCTGTCAGCAGCGCTCGACCCCTGGGCTGATCAGGGGAAGTTCGGGGCCGACCAGGACGTAGCCGGGTCGGGGTGA
- a CDS encoding ATP-binding protein, producing MTVAAKTAKDQQRGDRAIELRVAATLENLAVLRTLVGAVGTFEDLDFDAVADLRLAVDEVCTRLIRSAVPNATLEIVIDPHADKLRVEASTTCATEDVVSPGSFSWHVLTSLADDVQTFKSGNGIVGVALTTRRAGSHT from the coding sequence ATGACGGTTGCTGCGAAAACCGCGAAAGATCAGCAACGCGGCGATCGCGCGATCGAGCTGCGGGTGGCGGCGACGCTGGAGAACCTCGCGGTCTTACGGACGCTGGTCGGTGCCGTCGGTACCTTCGAGGACCTCGACTTCGACGCCGTCGCCGATCTTCGGCTGGCGGTCGACGAGGTGTGTACGCGATTGATTCGTTCGGCCGTGCCCAATGCCACTCTCGAGATCGTGATCGACCCGCACGCCGACAAACTTCGAGTCGAGGCATCGACGACGTGCGCTACCGAAGACGTGGTATCGCCGGGCAGCTTCAGCTGGCACGTCCTGACGTCGCTGGCAGATGACGTCCAGACGTTCAAGAGCGGCAATGGCATTGTCGGTGTTGCATTGACCACCCGACGGGCGGGCTCTCACACGTGA
- a CDS encoding RNA polymerase sigma factor SigF has protein sequence MTARAVGGSKSSRPNEYADVPDMFRELATLDAKSSDFQRHRDKIVERCLPLADHIARRFEGRGEPRDDLVQVARVGLVNAVARFDVETGSDFVSFAVPTIMGEVRRHFRDNSWSVKVPRRLKELHLRLGTATADLSQRLGRAPTATELAQELDMDRLEVIEGLVAGSSYNTLSIDSGGGSGGDEEARAIADTLGDVDNGLERIENREALRPLLEGLPERERTVLVLRFFESMTQTQIAERVGISQMHVSRLLAKSLSRLRDELE, from the coding sequence GTGACAGCGCGAGCTGTCGGCGGTTCCAAGTCTTCTCGGCCCAACGAATACGCTGACGTTCCCGACATGTTTCGCGAGTTGGCGACTCTCGACGCGAAGTCGTCGGATTTCCAGCGCCACCGCGACAAGATCGTCGAGCGTTGCCTACCGCTGGCCGACCACATCGCCCGCCGTTTCGAGGGCCGTGGCGAACCGCGTGACGATCTAGTACAGGTGGCCCGTGTCGGGTTGGTGAACGCGGTGGCGCGGTTCGACGTCGAAACCGGTTCGGATTTCGTCTCGTTCGCAGTGCCGACCATCATGGGCGAGGTTCGTCGTCACTTCCGTGACAACAGCTGGTCGGTCAAAGTCCCGCGTCGGCTCAAAGAACTGCACCTGCGGTTGGGCACCGCCACCGCCGACCTCTCGCAGCGGCTGGGACGCGCGCCCACCGCCACCGAGCTGGCGCAGGAACTCGACATGGACCGGCTCGAGGTCATCGAGGGCTTGGTGGCGGGAAGCTCCTACAACACGCTGTCGATCGACAGCGGCGGCGGTAGCGGCGGTGACGAAGAGGCCCGAGCCATTGCCGACACCCTCGGCGATGTCGACAACGGCCTGGAGCGGATCGAGAACCGCGAAGCACTGCGACCGCTGCTCGAGGGCCTACCGGAGCGCGAGCGAACGGTGCTCGTGCTCAGGTTTTTCGAATCGATGACGCAGACCCAGATCGCCGAGCGGGTCGGCATCTCGCAGATGCACGTCTCGCGGTTGCTGGCGAAGTCGCTGTCCCGGCTACGGGACGAGCTGGAATAA
- a CDS encoding DUF732 domain-containing protein produces MRSVVIGLALMLPLSVVAITAPCAGADAVDASFLKALESKQITFASGQAAVVAGHQVCDALDSGRASSDVANDVMQQSGLDGYHAGFFVGVSIAAFCPRHTGA; encoded by the coding sequence GTGCGATCAGTTGTGATCGGCCTGGCCCTGATGCTCCCACTCAGCGTCGTAGCGATCACCGCGCCCTGCGCGGGTGCCGATGCGGTCGATGCCAGTTTCTTGAAAGCATTGGAGTCCAAGCAGATCACGTTCGCGTCCGGGCAAGCGGCAGTGGTCGCCGGACACCAGGTCTGCGACGCACTCGACAGCGGTAGAGCATCAAGCGATGTCGCGAACGACGTCATGCAGCAGAGCGGCCTCGACGGCTACCATGCAGGATTCTTCGTCGGCGTGAGCATCGCCGCATTCTGCCCGCGGCACACCGGAGCCTGA
- a CDS encoding PPE family protein, which yields MDFTTLPPEVISALIHSGPGSESLVDAATAWRQLGADLEDAADNYTATVSGMADAWHGPSAAAMSQSVAPYLTWLRTTSQQAQQVAAAAQAAATAFNTASATVVPTAQVLANRTLLAKLLATNIFGRNMPAIAATEAAYQEMWATNAAAMTRYQAASTQATTLPQFTSPVSMTNPSGQPEQQAQQAAAQQSSAATTAANSAATTGATSAAASPAPAIPTAFDPNEGFVGLANTYANQFISSGFPINLLSYLAQSQSAQALSGVSAQVGQGVSEGENALGGAASSLGGGAAGALGSLGGGGGLGALGAAGLSAPTAAAATGVAVPMGGLMAPPGAGTLLATSQTPVQLASAATPLGTGATPGTSMMPPLMAPPISPGSGWRKRKAQKYEDISIGAELKGNVMKPPPSAG from the coding sequence ATGGATTTCACGACGCTGCCGCCCGAAGTCATCTCGGCACTGATCCACTCGGGCCCAGGCTCGGAGTCCCTGGTCGACGCCGCCACCGCGTGGCGTCAGCTCGGCGCCGACCTTGAGGACGCGGCCGACAACTACACCGCGACGGTGTCGGGAATGGCCGATGCCTGGCATGGGCCGTCGGCGGCGGCGATGTCGCAGTCCGTCGCGCCATATCTGACCTGGCTTCGCACCACCTCGCAGCAGGCGCAGCAGGTCGCCGCGGCAGCGCAGGCCGCCGCGACGGCGTTCAACACCGCCAGTGCGACGGTGGTTCCGACCGCGCAGGTGCTGGCGAACCGGACGCTGTTGGCTAAATTGTTGGCCACCAACATCTTTGGCAGGAATATGCCCGCAATCGCCGCAACCGAGGCCGCCTACCAGGAAATGTGGGCCACCAACGCCGCGGCGATGACCCGGTATCAGGCCGCCTCGACCCAGGCCACCACGCTGCCGCAGTTCACGTCGCCGGTGTCGATGACGAATCCGTCGGGGCAACCCGAGCAACAGGCCCAGCAGGCTGCCGCGCAGCAGTCCTCTGCCGCCACGACCGCCGCAAATTCCGCGGCGACGACCGGGGCCACCTCGGCCGCGGCCAGCCCCGCTCCTGCAATACCGACCGCCTTCGATCCCAACGAGGGATTTGTCGGACTGGCCAACACCTACGCCAACCAGTTCATCTCGTCGGGCTTTCCGATCAACCTGCTCAGTTATCTGGCTCAAAGCCAGTCGGCGCAGGCGTTGTCGGGCGTGAGCGCCCAGGTCGGCCAGGGTGTCTCAGAAGGCGAAAATGCTCTAGGTGGTGCCGCCAGCAGCCTGGGCGGCGGCGCCGCCGGGGCGCTGGGGTCGCTGGGTGGCGGCGGGGGACTGGGGGCTCTGGGTGCGGCCGGGCTCTCTGCGCCCACCGCGGCGGCGGCAACCGGGGTTGCGGTGCCGATGGGCGGTCTGATGGCGCCGCCCGGTGCAGGGACGCTGCTGGCCACGTCGCAGACACCCGTGCAACTCGCCTCGGCGGCAACGCCGCTCGGCACTGGTGCAACTCCGGGGACCTCGATGATGCCGCCGCTGATGGCACCGCCGATTTCGCCGGGCAGCGGCTGGCGCAAGCGCAAGGCTCAGAAGTACGAGGACATTTCGATCGGCGCCGAGCTCAAGGGCAACGTGATGAAGCCGCCGCCGTCGGCGGGATGA